A genomic region of Noviherbaspirillum sp. L7-7A contains the following coding sequences:
- a CDS encoding EAL domain-containing protein: MVKPKVLLVNDHPPSLLALESVLLGKQGESDFEVVTAQSGEEALRHVLQQQFAVILLDVSMPGMDGFETAQIIHSHPRSAAVPIIFVTAHYADEMHRLKGYQKGAVDYLFTPIIPQILQNKVAVFVELAKKNLLLQRQAEELAELNRDLQVQRMKDLKQINAALQAEIVERRQAEERAHGLATRDPLTGLYNRRSLMERLDQAIIRANRTSRGLAVLFLDMDRFKTINDTLGHDVGDALLVQVAARISGAVRESDVVARLGGDEFVVLMEGLPDYPDAAAVARKIVQANTPPCEVGLHALKTSVSIGISLFPQDGDSVQMLMKHADMAMYHAKQQARGSIQFFHEELNARVQERVLLEQELQRALERDEFELHFQPKVDIMTSRVVGFEALLRWRHPRLGLVHGAQFLQQAADGGMLAPIGRWVVQTACAQAHAWQQCPTMANLPISINIALPQIDADLPAHVLGLLCELGLPPRLLQLEITESLLMRDLERSSAMLREMSEGGITIAIDDFGSGYSSLSVLKALPIDILKIDQSFVRDLGKSAGDTAIVAAVVNMARALALRVVAEGVETPEQLALLKSLGCDEYQGYYYSKPLPPEFLLRQMSQTSSA, translated from the coding sequence GTGGTTAAGCCCAAAGTCCTGCTCGTCAATGATCATCCACCCAGCCTGCTGGCGCTGGAAAGCGTCCTTCTGGGCAAGCAAGGCGAGTCCGATTTCGAGGTGGTGACTGCCCAGTCCGGCGAGGAAGCCTTGCGCCATGTGCTGCAGCAGCAGTTCGCGGTCATCCTGCTCGATGTCAGCATGCCCGGCATGGACGGTTTCGAGACCGCGCAGATCATCCATTCCCATCCGCGCTCGGCAGCAGTGCCCATCATCTTCGTTACTGCCCACTACGCTGATGAAATGCATCGTCTGAAGGGCTATCAGAAGGGCGCGGTAGACTATTTGTTTACCCCCATCATTCCCCAGATATTGCAGAACAAGGTGGCGGTCTTTGTCGAGCTGGCCAAGAAGAACCTGCTGCTGCAACGGCAGGCCGAGGAACTGGCGGAGCTCAATCGAGACCTTCAGGTCCAGCGCATGAAGGACTTAAAGCAGATCAATGCCGCGCTGCAGGCCGAGATCGTGGAGCGCCGGCAGGCGGAAGAGCGCGCCCACGGACTCGCCACGCGGGACCCCCTGACCGGCCTGTATAACCGGCGCTCCCTGATGGAAAGGCTGGATCAGGCCATCATCCGCGCCAACCGGACCAGCCGGGGCCTGGCGGTGCTGTTCCTCGACATGGACCGCTTCAAGACCATCAACGACACGCTCGGCCACGATGTCGGCGACGCGTTGCTGGTTCAGGTCGCGGCCCGGATATCCGGCGCTGTGCGTGAATCCGATGTGGTGGCGCGCCTGGGTGGCGATGAGTTCGTGGTGCTGATGGAAGGACTTCCCGACTATCCCGACGCCGCAGCCGTGGCGCGCAAGATCGTGCAGGCCAATACGCCGCCCTGCGAGGTCGGCCTGCATGCGCTGAAGACTTCGGTCAGCATAGGCATCAGCCTGTTTCCGCAGGATGGCGACTCGGTGCAGATGCTGATGAAGCATGCCGACATGGCGATGTATCACGCCAAGCAGCAGGCCCGCGGCAGCATCCAGTTCTTCCATGAAGAGCTTAATGCCCGCGTGCAGGAACGCGTGCTGCTCGAGCAGGAATTGCAGCGGGCGCTGGAGCGCGATGAATTCGAGTTGCATTTCCAGCCCAAGGTCGACATCATGACGTCCAGGGTGGTGGGCTTCGAGGCGCTGCTGCGCTGGCGCCATCCGCGCCTGGGTCTGGTGCATGGCGCGCAGTTCCTGCAGCAGGCCGCTGACGGCGGCATGCTGGCGCCGATAGGCCGCTGGGTCGTGCAGACCGCCTGCGCCCAGGCCCACGCCTGGCAGCAGTGCCCAACCATGGCCAACCTGCCGATTTCCATCAATATCGCCTTGCCCCAGATCGACGCGGACCTGCCGGCCCATGTGCTTGGCCTGCTGTGCGAGCTTGGCCTGCCTCCTCGTCTTCTGCAGCTGGAAATCACCGAGTCGCTGCTGATGCGCGACCTTGAGCGCTCCAGCGCCATGCTGCGCGAGATGAGCGAGGGCGGCATCACCATCGCCATTGATGATTTTGGCTCGGGTTATTCTTCGCTGTCGGTACTCAAGGCGCTGCCGATCGACATCCTCAAGATCGACCAGTCCTTCGTGCGCGACCTTGGCAAGAGCGCCGGCGATACCGCGATTGTTGCCGCCGTGGTCAACATGGCGCGCGCGCTGGCACTGCGGGTAGTGGCCGAAGGCGTGGAGACGCCGGAACAGCTGGCGCTTCTGAAGTCCCTTGGCTGCGACGAGTACCAGGGCTATTACTACAGCAAACCTTTGCCGCCGGAGTTCCTGCTGCGGCAGATGTCCCAGACCAGTAGCGCATGA
- a CDS encoding DUF924 family protein translates to METAQSLHDYWFGGIVDDASGQRQGKLWWSKDAALDAELTERFGPLATAARSGQLEHWNDSAQGRLALILLTDQLPRNIFRGTPGAFASDPLARQLCLAGLKRDDDKALKPIERVFFYLPLEHSESMADQDHAVMLFTALVQAVPQPVMEQYRGFLTYAVRHRNVIERFGRFPHRNAILGRQSSPEETAFLAEPGSSF, encoded by the coding sequence ATGGAAACGGCGCAATCCCTTCATGATTATTGGTTTGGCGGCATTGTCGATGACGCATCCGGGCAGCGGCAGGGGAAATTATGGTGGAGCAAGGATGCCGCGCTGGACGCGGAACTGACAGAGCGTTTCGGTCCGCTTGCGACAGCTGCGCGCTCTGGCCAGCTGGAACACTGGAATGACAGCGCGCAGGGGCGCCTGGCGCTGATCCTGCTTACCGACCAGCTTCCACGCAATATCTTTCGCGGCACGCCAGGGGCATTTGCTTCGGACCCGCTGGCCCGTCAGTTATGCCTGGCCGGGCTGAAACGTGACGATGACAAGGCATTGAAGCCGATCGAGAGGGTGTTTTTCTATCTGCCGCTGGAGCATTCTGAATCGATGGCGGACCAGGACCATGCGGTAATGCTGTTTACCGCACTGGTCCAGGCCGTGCCACAGCCCGTGATGGAGCAGTACCGCGGCTTCCTGACGTATGCAGTAAGACACCGAAACGTCATCGAGCGGTTCGGGCGTTTCCCGCATCGCAACGCCATATTGGGCCGGCAATCCTCCCCTGAGGAAACGGCATTTTTGGCAGAGCCAGGCTCGTCGTTCTGA
- the cls gene encoding cardiolipin synthase, which produces MLNLLCAVMLSVGMAACASLPDVRDLSRQLEPASTPTVATPKGTLPPAKAESLLGQRLRNAKKTDLTALAALEEAATGSPLVAGNRTTLLFDGPATIKAMMAAIANAKDHVNFETYIFDEDELGLKFADLLMEKQRAGVQVNIIYDSIGTLGVSKEFFQRLRDAGINLTEFNPVNPLKRFGSWRINNRDHRKILIVDGRIGFAGGVNIAEDYSHSSLFRSRSRSSAELGWRDTHMQIEGPAVANLQWLFMDTWARQNSNPLPDLDYFPTPTAVGDKVVRIVASRPGSDFEIYKAFTLALQEAKASIHMTNAYFAPDQNILDTLLSAARRGVDVRIIFPSQSDAGIVYYAGRSFYTELLQAGVRIYELKGSVLHAKTTVVDGAWSTVGSSNFDIRSFLHNSEINVIVLDAAFGASMESAFQEDIRNSQEITLEKWEQRPASERVKEWGARRLAYYL; this is translated from the coding sequence ATGCTCAATTTGCTTTGCGCCGTCATGCTCAGTGTTGGCATGGCGGCTTGTGCCAGCCTGCCGGACGTACGGGATCTGTCACGCCAGCTTGAGCCTGCCAGCACGCCCACCGTCGCCACGCCCAAGGGCACGCTGCCGCCGGCCAAGGCGGAATCCCTGCTTGGCCAGCGTCTGCGCAATGCAAAGAAAACCGACCTCACCGCCCTGGCCGCTCTGGAAGAAGCCGCCACCGGCAGCCCGCTCGTTGCCGGCAACAGGACCACGTTGCTGTTCGACGGCCCGGCCACCATCAAGGCCATGATGGCCGCCATCGCCAATGCGAAAGACCATGTCAATTTCGAGACCTATATTTTCGATGAGGACGAACTGGGCCTGAAATTTGCCGACCTGCTGATGGAAAAGCAGCGTGCCGGCGTACAGGTCAACATCATTTATGACAGCATAGGCACCCTAGGCGTATCGAAGGAATTCTTCCAGCGCCTGCGGGACGCCGGCATCAACCTGACAGAGTTCAATCCGGTCAATCCCCTGAAGCGCTTTGGCAGCTGGCGCATCAACAATCGCGACCACAGGAAGATACTGATCGTCGATGGCAGGATTGGCTTTGCCGGCGGCGTCAATATCGCCGAAGACTATTCGCACAGCTCATTGTTCCGTTCGCGCTCGCGTTCCAGCGCCGAGCTGGGCTGGAGAGATACCCATATGCAGATCGAAGGCCCGGCCGTGGCCAATCTGCAATGGCTGTTCATGGATACCTGGGCCAGGCAGAACAGCAATCCCCTGCCCGACCTGGACTACTTCCCCACGCCGACCGCGGTGGGCGACAAGGTGGTGCGCATCGTCGCCAGCCGTCCGGGCAGCGACTTCGAGATCTACAAGGCCTTCACCCTGGCGCTGCAGGAAGCCAAGGCATCGATCCACATGACCAATGCCTACTTCGCGCCCGACCAGAACATCCTTGATACCCTGCTGTCCGCGGCGAGGCGCGGCGTGGATGTGCGGATCATCTTCCCCAGCCAGTCCGATGCCGGCATCGTGTACTACGCAGGCCGCTCGTTCTACACCGAGCTGCTGCAGGCCGGCGTGCGCATCTATGAATTGAAGGGCTCGGTGCTGCATGCCAAGACCACGGTGGTGGACGGCGCCTGGTCGACGGTAGGCTCGTCGAACTTCGATATCCGCAGCTTCCTGCATAACAGCGAGATCAACGTGATCGTGCTGGACGCGGCATTCGGCGCCAGCATGGAGAGCGCGTTCCAGGAGGACATCCGCAACTCGCAGGAAATCACGCTGGAAAAATGGGAGCAGCGTCCCGCTTCCGAACGGGTCAAGGAATGGGGTGCGCGCCGGCTGGCCTACTATCTGTAA
- the serA gene encoding phosphoglycerate dehydrogenase gives MNKIVLLEKIHQTAVENLQAQGFTNIVQVPRALSGAELIDTLSDAEAVGIRSNTHLTGEVLHALPKLRTIGCFCIGTNQVDLNTAATMGIPVFNAPYSNTRSVAELVIAQAILLLRRIPEKNARAHRGVWDKSATGAYEVRNKLLGIIGYGNIGAQVGILAESVGMRVCYYDPESKLPLGNARPMPLEELLSQADVVTLHVPGGAGTTNLLNADRIALMRPSAVLINASRGGVVDIDALNAALREGKVGGAALDVYPVEPRSEKEEFITPLRGLENVILTPHIGGSTEEAQENIGREVSDKLARYLSAGTTRSAVNFPEIAHQQKEVASRILNVHRNEPGVIARMNALFAESGLNIVAQHLQTRGALGYAVTDVDAPIDPALMKRLCGESATIRCHLV, from the coding sequence ATGAACAAGATCGTATTGCTGGAAAAGATTCATCAGACCGCTGTTGAAAATCTGCAAGCGCAAGGCTTCACCAACATCGTCCAGGTGCCGCGCGCGCTGTCGGGCGCGGAGCTGATCGACACGCTGTCCGATGCCGAAGCGGTCGGCATCCGCTCCAACACCCATCTGACGGGAGAGGTACTGCATGCCTTGCCCAAGCTGCGCACCATAGGCTGTTTCTGCATTGGCACCAACCAGGTGGACCTCAACACCGCCGCCACCATGGGCATACCGGTGTTCAATGCGCCGTATTCCAATACCCGCTCTGTGGCCGAACTGGTGATTGCGCAAGCCATCCTGCTGCTGCGCCGCATCCCGGAAAAGAACGCGCGCGCGCATCGCGGTGTCTGGGACAAGAGCGCTACCGGCGCCTACGAGGTGCGCAACAAACTGCTGGGCATCATAGGCTACGGCAATATCGGCGCGCAGGTCGGCATCCTGGCTGAGAGCGTTGGCATGCGCGTCTGCTACTACGACCCTGAAAGCAAGCTGCCGCTCGGCAATGCGAGGCCGATGCCGCTGGAGGAATTGCTGAGCCAGGCTGATGTGGTCACCCTGCATGTGCCAGGCGGCGCCGGCACCACCAACCTGCTCAATGCAGACCGTATCGCACTCATGCGGCCGTCCGCGGTGCTAATCAATGCATCGCGTGGCGGCGTGGTCGATATCGATGCGCTGAATGCGGCCCTGCGCGAAGGCAAGGTCGGCGGCGCGGCGCTGGACGTGTATCCGGTCGAGCCCAGGAGCGAGAAGGAAGAATTCATCACGCCGCTGCGCGGCCTGGAGAATGTGATCCTGACGCCGCACATCGGCGGCAGCACCGAGGAAGCGCAGGAAAACATCGGCCGTGAAGTGTCGGACAAGCTGGCCCGTTACCTGTCGGCCGGCACCACCCGTTCAGCCGTCAATTTCCCGGAAATTGCGCACCAGCAGAAGGAAGTGGCCAGCCGCATCCTGAATGTGCATCGCAACGAGCCTGGCGTGATTGCGCGAATGAATGCGCTGTTTGCCGAGAGCGGCCTGAACATCGTGGCCCAGCATCTGCAGACGCGCGGCGCCCTGGGTTACGCGGTGACCGACGTGGATGCGCCCATCGACCCGGCGCTGATGAAGAGGCTGTGCGGCGAAAGCGCGACGATACGCTGCCACCTGGTATAG
- a CDS encoding ferredoxin--NADP reductase has translation MTTDALASDKATRIHITRLHRWTDKLITFRTTRPAGYEFTPGQYARLGLHNGGVMIWRAYSLTSAPNEEELEFYGIIVEGGQFTSMLDRLKQGDELWLDRQVFGFMTPGRFDDGEDLWMLATGTGIGPFISILRDEQAWQRWRRMVLVHGVRHLHELAYADELKTLQASHAGIQGMAALTLLQAVSRDDPGQCLQGRITTLLASGALEHSAAMPLTVEQSRIMLCGNPAMIEETRKMLHERGMRPVRRMNPGQFVTENYW, from the coding sequence ATGACGACAGACGCCCTGGCCAGCGACAAGGCAACGCGCATCCACATCACCCGACTGCATCGCTGGACCGACAAGCTCATTACCTTCCGCACCACCCGGCCCGCCGGCTATGAATTCACGCCCGGCCAGTATGCAAGGCTGGGCCTGCACAATGGCGGCGTGATGATATGGCGCGCCTATTCGCTCACGTCAGCGCCGAACGAGGAAGAGCTGGAGTTCTACGGCATCATCGTCGAGGGCGGCCAGTTCACCAGCATGCTTGACCGCCTCAAGCAAGGCGATGAGCTCTGGCTGGACCGGCAGGTGTTCGGCTTCATGACGCCTGGCCGCTTCGACGACGGCGAGGATTTATGGATGCTTGCCACCGGTACCGGCATCGGCCCTTTCATCTCCATACTGCGTGATGAACAGGCATGGCAGCGCTGGCGCAGGATGGTGCTGGTGCATGGCGTGCGCCATCTGCATGAATTGGCCTACGCCGATGAACTGAAGACGCTGCAGGCGTCGCATGCCGGCATCCAGGGCATGGCTGCATTGACCCTGCTGCAGGCAGTGAGCCGCGACGACCCCGGCCAATGCCTGCAAGGTCGCATCACCACGCTCTTGGCGTCAGGCGCGCTTGAACACTCAGCCGCCATGCCGCTGACTGTGGAGCAGTCGCGCATCATGCTGTGCGGGAACCCGGCCATGATAGAAGAAACCCGCAAGATGCTGCACGAGCGTGGCATGCGACCGGTGCGGCGCATGAACCCGGGTCAGTTCGTGACGGAGAACTATTGGTAG
- a CDS encoding CysB family HTH-type transcriptional regulator, translated as MNFQQLRSIREATRRGFNLTEVANALFTSQPGVSRQIRELEEELGVEIFERNGKRLTGLTNPGRDILRIIDRLLLEAENLQQAGQEYSGVKSGTLAIATTHTQARYVLPQAVQSFRARFPEVRVALQQSSPEHIAEWVLSGKADIGIATEGLSQFDDLVSFPCYRWHHMVVAPDGHPLLATQKLTLAQLAEYPLITYDVGFTGRSHIDDAFREAGIATDIVLTAMDSDVIQQYVALGMGVGIVASMAVEHSRHPGLQPIDSSHLFAPNVTRLAVRRAAYLRSYTYDFILQFAPELTRGDIDTALSGSGRVDL; from the coding sequence ATGAACTTCCAACAACTGCGTTCCATACGCGAAGCCACGCGGCGCGGCTTCAACCTGACCGAAGTCGCCAATGCGCTGTTCACCTCGCAGCCGGGCGTGTCGCGCCAGATCCGCGAGCTTGAGGAAGAGCTGGGCGTGGAGATCTTCGAGCGCAACGGCAAGCGCCTGACCGGCCTCACCAACCCGGGACGCGACATCCTGCGCATCATAGACCGGCTGCTGCTGGAAGCGGAAAACCTGCAGCAGGCCGGCCAGGAATATTCCGGCGTCAAGAGCGGCACGCTGGCCATCGCCACCACCCATACCCAGGCCCGCTATGTGCTGCCGCAGGCGGTGCAGAGCTTCCGGGCGCGCTTTCCGGAAGTGAGGGTGGCTTTGCAGCAGAGTTCGCCGGAGCACATCGCCGAGTGGGTGCTGTCGGGCAAGGCCGATATCGGCATCGCCACTGAAGGCCTGAGCCAGTTTGACGACCTGGTGTCCTTCCCCTGCTACCGCTGGCATCACATGGTCGTGGCGCCGGACGGCCATCCGCTGCTCGCCACGCAGAAGCTGACGCTGGCGCAGCTCGCCGAATATCCGCTGATTACCTACGACGTCGGCTTCACCGGCCGCAGCCACATCGATGATGCCTTCCGCGAAGCCGGCATCGCCACCGACATCGTGCTGACCGCGATGGATTCCGACGTGATCCAGCAGTACGTCGCGCTGGGCATGGGCGTGGGCATCGTGGCCTCGATGGCGGTGGAGCATAGCCGTCATCCTGGCCTGCAGCCTATCGACTCGAGCCATCTGTTCGCGCCGAACGTGACGCGGCTGGCGGTGCGCCGGGCGGCTTATCTGCGGTCCTATACGTACGACTTCATCCTGCAGTTCGCGCCGGAGTTGACGCGTGGGGATATCGATACCGCGCTTAGCGGTTCAGGGCGAGTGGATTTGTAG
- a CDS encoding sulfate ABC transporter ATP-binding protein, protein MAIEVRNINKRFGNFVALNNISLSFQPGELTALLGPSGCGKTTLLRIIAGLERPDTGQVLLDNEDASNRHVRERQVGFVFQHYALFKHMTVFENIAFGLRVKPRSERPSEAQIRARVHQLLELVQLDWLADRYPPQLSGGQRQRIALARALAVEPKVLLLDEPFGALDAKVRKELRRWLRRLHDELHVTSIFVTHDQEEALEVADRIVLMNKGNIEQIGAPAEVYNNPASPFVYGFLGNVNLFHGRVHEGVLESEGVSFDAPEHGGARDAKGTGFVRPHDIEIDRYLPDVETDGIVVRLKRAHAIGPLAQLDLERADNGDLLEAVVPRERYAELGVQEGDRLVVRPKRLRIFVDEAV, encoded by the coding sequence GTGGCCATTGAAGTCAGAAACATCAACAAGCGCTTTGGCAATTTCGTGGCGCTCAACAATATCTCGCTGAGCTTCCAGCCCGGTGAACTGACCGCGCTCCTGGGACCGTCCGGCTGCGGCAAGACCACGCTGCTGCGCATCATCGCCGGCCTGGAGCGGCCCGATACCGGCCAGGTGCTGCTGGATAACGAGGACGCGTCGAACCGCCATGTGCGAGAGCGCCAGGTCGGTTTCGTGTTCCAGCACTATGCGCTGTTCAAGCACATGACGGTATTCGAGAACATTGCCTTCGGCCTGCGCGTCAAGCCGCGCTCGGAGCGGCCCTCGGAAGCGCAGATCCGGGCCCGGGTGCATCAGCTGCTGGAACTGGTGCAGCTGGATTGGCTGGCCGACCGCTATCCGCCGCAGCTCTCGGGCGGCCAGCGCCAGCGCATCGCGCTGGCCCGGGCGCTTGCGGTGGAACCCAAGGTGCTGCTGCTGGACGAGCCGTTCGGCGCGCTCGACGCCAAGGTCAGGAAGGAGCTGCGGCGCTGGCTGCGGCGCCTGCATGATGAACTGCATGTCACCAGCATCTTCGTCACCCATGACCAGGAAGAGGCGCTGGAAGTGGCCGACCGCATCGTGCTGATGAACAAGGGGAATATCGAGCAGATCGGCGCACCGGCCGAGGTCTACAACAATCCAGCCTCGCCCTTCGTCTATGGATTCCTGGGCAATGTGAACCTGTTCCATGGCCGCGTGCATGAAGGCGTGCTCGAATCCGAGGGCGTGAGCTTCGACGCGCCCGAGCATGGCGGCGCGCGCGACGCCAAGGGCACCGGCTTCGTGCGGCCGCATGACATCGAGATCGACCGCTATCTGCCGGATGTGGAAACCGATGGCATCGTCGTCAGGTTGAAGCGCGCCCATGCGATCGGCCCGCTCGCCCAGCTCGACCTGGAGCGCGCCGACAATGGCGACCTGCTGGAAGCGGTGGTGCCCAGGGAGCGCTATGCCGAACTGGGTGTGCAGGAAGGCGACCGCCTGGTGGTGCGGCCCAAGCGCTTGCGCATCTTTGTCGACGAGGCAGTGTAG
- the cysW gene encoding sulfate ABC transporter permease subunit CysW — MSAVATPAAASASRIEPAYAPSGISEPFWVKALLVTVALAFMTLFLFVPLVAVFFEAFKKGWEVYLTSITEPDAISAIKLTLIAAGISVPLNLVFGVAASWAIAKFNFRGKSLLLTLIDLPFSVSPVISGLIYVLLFGAQGWFGEWLQAHDIKILFAVPGIVLATIFITFPFVARELIPLMQSQGSEEEEAALVLGASGFRIFWHVTLPNIKWGLLYGVILCNARAMGEFGAVSVVSGHIRGQTNTIPLQVEILYNEYNFAAAFAIASLLAFLALVTLALKSFIEWRLHHATSQPDQE; from the coding sequence ATGTCCGCCGTCGCCACTCCCGCCGCCGCTTCCGCGTCGCGCATCGAACCCGCCTATGCGCCGTCCGGCATTTCCGAGCCGTTCTGGGTCAAGGCGCTGCTGGTCACGGTCGCACTGGCCTTCATGACCTTGTTCCTGTTCGTGCCGCTGGTAGCGGTCTTCTTCGAAGCCTTCAAGAAGGGCTGGGAAGTCTATCTGACCTCCATCACCGAGCCGGATGCGATATCGGCCATCAAGCTCACGCTGATCGCGGCTGGCATTTCGGTACCGCTCAACCTGGTGTTCGGCGTTGCCGCTTCCTGGGCCATTGCCAAGTTCAACTTCCGCGGCAAGAGCCTGCTGCTGACCCTGATCGACCTGCCGTTCTCGGTCTCGCCGGTGATTTCGGGCCTGATTTATGTTCTGCTGTTCGGCGCGCAGGGCTGGTTCGGCGAATGGCTGCAGGCGCATGACATCAAGATCCTGTTCGCGGTGCCGGGCATCGTGCTGGCCACGATCTTCATCACCTTTCCCTTCGTGGCGCGCGAACTGATACCGCTGATGCAGTCGCAGGGCAGCGAGGAAGAGGAAGCGGCACTGGTGCTGGGCGCATCGGGCTTCCGGATCTTCTGGCATGTGACCCTGCCCAACATCAAGTGGGGCCTGCTGTACGGCGTGATTCTTTGCAATGCCCGCGCCATGGGCGAGTTCGGCGCGGTGTCAGTGGTGTCCGGCCATATCCGCGGCCAGACCAACACCATCCCGCTGCAGGTCGAGATCCTCTACAACGAATACAACTTCGCCGCGGCGTTCGCGATCGCTTCGCTGCTGGCTTTCCTGGCGCTGGTGACGCTGGCGCTGAAGAGCTTTATTGAATGGCGGCTGCATCATGCGACGTCGCAACCGGATCAGGAGTAA
- the cysT gene encoding sulfate ABC transporter permease subunit CysT produces MQAAISTLPPRARSSFRVMPGFGLSLGFTVFYLSLIVLIPLSAVFFKTFTMTWEAFWSAVTSDRVMASYRLTFGASLIAAALNVLFGGIVAWVLVRYRFPGKRIIDAMVDLPFALPTAVAGIALTALYSTNGWIGRHLVPLGIKVAFTPLGVVVALTFIGLPFVVRTVQPVLEDVERELEEAAASLGANPWQTFARVIFPTILPALLTGFALAFARATGEFGSVIFIAGNMPMVSEITPLFIITKLEQYDYAGATAIAVVMLLVSFVMLLTINMLQAWTRKRGQPEKI; encoded by the coding sequence ATGCAAGCTGCCATATCAACATTGCCACCCCGTGCCCGCAGCAGTTTCCGGGTCATGCCGGGCTTCGGGTTGTCGCTGGGCTTCACGGTGTTCTATCTCAGCCTGATCGTCCTGATTCCGCTGTCGGCAGTCTTCTTCAAGACCTTCACCATGACCTGGGAAGCGTTCTGGAGCGCGGTGACCTCCGACCGCGTGATGGCTTCCTACCGGCTTACCTTTGGCGCCTCGTTGATCGCCGCCGCGTTGAACGTGCTGTTTGGCGGCATCGTCGCCTGGGTGCTGGTGCGCTACCGCTTTCCCGGCAAGCGCATCATCGACGCCATGGTGGACCTGCCGTTCGCATTGCCCACCGCGGTGGCGGGCATTGCGCTGACGGCGCTTTACTCCACCAATGGCTGGATAGGCCGTCACCTGGTGCCTCTGGGCATCAAGGTCGCATTCACGCCGCTGGGCGTCGTGGTGGCGCTGACCTTCATCGGCCTGCCTTTCGTGGTGCGCACGGTGCAGCCGGTGCTGGAAGACGTCGAGCGCGAGCTCGAGGAAGCCGCCGCCAGCCTGGGCGCCAATCCCTGGCAGACCTTTGCCCGCGTGATCTTCCCGACCATCCTGCCGGCGCTGCTGACTGGTTTCGCGCTGGCCTTTGCCCGCGCCACCGGTGAATTCGGCTCGGTCATCTTCATCGCCGGCAACATGCCGATGGTGTCGGAAATCACGCCGCTGTTCATCATTACCAAGCTGGAGCAGTACGACTATGCCGGCGCCACCGCGATCGCGGTCGTGATGCTGCTGGTGTCCTTCGTCATGCTCCTGACCATCAACATGCTGCAAGCCTGGACCCGCAAGCGCGGCCAGCCGGAGAAGATCTGA
- a CDS encoding ABC transporter permease: MLLEPPIRAEYERDTAAVQEVALARPAPLASRITELSWLRKGLVLAVLALLWEGLARWQDNDLLLPTFTQTAAALWDGLTSGELPANVAVSLSVLLQGYLAGIALAFVLTALAVSTRIGRDLLETLTSMFNPLPAIALLPLALLWFGLGRGSLIFVIVHSVLWPLALNTYAGFRGVPDTLRMAGRNYGLGGLRLVLQVLVPAALPSILSGLKIGWAFAWRTLIAAELVFGATSGKGGLGWYIFQNRNELYTDKVFAGLALVILIGLVVENLVFRTLERVTVLRWGMQR; encoded by the coding sequence ATGCTGCTTGAACCGCCGATACGGGCGGAATACGAGCGCGACACCGCGGCCGTGCAGGAGGTCGCACTGGCGCGACCGGCGCCGCTGGCCTCGCGCATCACCGAGCTGTCGTGGCTGCGCAAGGGCCTGGTGCTGGCCGTGCTGGCGCTGCTCTGGGAAGGCCTGGCCCGATGGCAGGACAATGACCTGCTGCTGCCGACCTTCACCCAGACCGCCGCCGCCTTGTGGGATGGCCTCACCAGCGGCGAGTTACCCGCCAATGTAGCGGTATCGCTGTCGGTGCTGCTGCAGGGCTACCTGGCCGGCATTGCGCTGGCGTTCGTGCTCACCGCGCTGGCGGTGTCGACCCGGATCGGCCGCGACCTGCTGGAGACGCTGACCTCGATGTTCAACCCGCTGCCTGCCATCGCGCTGCTGCCGCTGGCGCTGCTGTGGTTTGGCCTGGGACGCGGCAGCCTGATCTTCGTGATCGTGCATTCGGTGCTATGGCCGCTGGCGCTGAATACCTATGCGGGCTTTCGGGGCGTGCCGGATACCCTGCGCATGGCTGGCCGCAATTACGGCCTGGGCGGACTGCGGCTGGTGCTGCAGGTGCTGGTACCGGCCGCGCTGCCGTCCATCCTGTCGGGGCTGAAGATAGGCTGGGCGTTTGCGTGGCGCACGCTGATCGCAGCCGAACTGGTGTTCGGCGCCACGTCCGGCAAGGGCGGGCTGGGCTGGTACATCTTCCAGAACCGCAATGAGCTGTACACCGACAAGGTGTTCGCCGGCCTGGCGCTGGTGATACTGATCGGCCTGGTGGTGGAGAACCTGGTGTTCCGCACGCTGGAGCGGGTGACGGTGCTGCGCTGGGGCATGCAGCGTTAA